One stretch of Methanobacterium aggregans DNA includes these proteins:
- a CDS encoding potassium channel family protein — protein sequence MYVVIMGGGRVGLKLASSLSKEGQDITLIESDSKICSDAAADIDALVICGNGTSVKTLEEANIKDADIFVAATGNDESNLLACILVKDHGLKKIIARVSDPAHENIFRKVGVDSVVSPELTAASYLEKLIIRPKIADLVILGKGNAELLDIPVENPKVIGKSIGELSPKENYIICAIYKHGDREITIPQPDMVLEAGYKVSILIKTKFIKKVVKMFIE from the coding sequence TTGTATGTGGTAATCATGGGAGGGGGTAGGGTGGGTTTAAAGCTTGCTTCATCCTTATCTAAGGAAGGACAGGACATCACACTCATAGAAAGTGATTCTAAAATATGCAGTGATGCTGCTGCTGATATCGATGCCCTGGTCATCTGCGGTAACGGTACCAGTGTTAAGACCCTTGAAGAAGCCAACATCAAAGATGCGGATATATTCGTTGCTGCAACAGGGAACGATGAATCAAACCTTCTGGCATGCATACTGGTGAAGGATCATGGCCTCAAAAAGATCATCGCCAGGGTCAGTGATCCAGCACATGAAAATATCTTCAGGAAGGTGGGGGTTGATTCTGTTGTAAGTCCTGAGCTTACAGCTGCAAGTTACCTTGAAAAATTGATCATACGCCCAAAAATTGCAGATCTAGTTATTCTCGGTAAGGGTAATGCAGAACTACTGGATATTCCAGTGGAAAATCCCAAGGTCATTGGTAAAAGTATTGGAGAACTGAGTCCAAAGGAAAACTACATCATATGTGCCATCTACAAACATGGGGATCGGGAGATTACAATACCTCAACCAGATATGGTTCTGGAAGCAGGTTACAAAGTTTCAATTTTAATAAAAACAAAATTCATAAAAAAAGTTGTTAAAATGTTTATTGAATAA